The window AAAGCCCAATGCCTACTATTTCCTCCTACAGAGCTGCTCCAGAAAAACTGAGCAAACAATTTGTGCAAcctatttatcacatattttgaaGGGTTTACAGCTGATAGTAGATGCATAGGCATGCTTTGCAGTACATGGGATATGAGAACTACCCTGCCCCCTACTGATAATAACTTGCCCTGCCATGATTGCATTTTGTCCATTACCTTAGTAATTAGGGGCTGATAGTATTCCAGCTTTCTCCATGCATAAAAAATAGGACAACCTAGGTATATGATAGGAAATTCATTCCTATGAATGCCTGTGATCCTTTCCACCTTGCTGACCACTTCCATGTGTGTTAAATGATGCAGGTACATAGCTGATTTGGTCTTGTTAATAAGCTTCCCAGATGCAGCTTCATAAGCATTCAACacttgcataatcagcatcagagaTGTTTCATCTAAGGATGAGAAAATAATCATGTCATCTGCATACGCCAAATGATTGATCTTTGGACATCACTTTGGCATCCCAAATCCACAAAAATACAGGTTAGTATGTAGTGCATTGAGGCCcctagataatgcttctgctgCCAAGATAAACAAAGTTGGAGATACAGGATCACCTTGTTTTACTCCTCTTGAGGATTTAAAGAAACCATGAGCTTGACCATTGATTAGAATAGAATACCAATTGTTTGAAACTAATCCAAAGGCAATCCCTATCAACCTTTCTGTGAATCCCATCTTTCTCATTACCTTTGTTAGGAATAGCCAAGATAATCTATCATAAGCTTTGGTCATATCTAGCTTCAGCATGACATTAGGTCCAGCCATTGTTCTAAGCCTAATGTCAATGACTATCTCCTGAGTTAGAAGGATTTTTTCTACTATATTCCTGCCCTTAACAAAACCTGGTTGTTCCTCCTATATCAGACTTGGGAGAAATTTCACTAGCCTTTCATGCACGACCCTCGATATAACCTTATTTGAAAAATTACTGAGGCTTATTGGTCTTAGATCAGAAAAAGtggtaacttcttttttctttggtagCAGAACTAGGTTTGTGTGTGTTACACACTTTGGTAGCTCATGACCATTGAAAAACGCCCTCACCATGTCGTACAGGTCATCCCCTATTATGTCCCAACAAGAATGATATAGCTTGCCTGTCATACCATCTGGCCCTCCAGCACGATCACCATTAAGTCCAAATACTACCACTTTAACCTCCTCTTTTGTTGGCTGCTTAATCAATTCTGCATTCTGTTCATTGTTAATCAGATTAGGAACATGCTCTACGATATCAAATAAAGAAGGAGTAGCTGCTTCTGTGAACTGTTCCTCGTAAAATTTGATAGCCTCTTCtgcaatttctttttcttcttcaatccaTGTTCCTCCACTATTTTGAATTCTGTTATGCTGAAGTCTCTGCCTCCTACCTCTCACTTGTGCGTGGAAGAACTAAGTGTTCCTATCCCCTTTCTTGAACCAAGTCATGCCCGCCTTTTATTGCCAATATTTCTCCTCTAGTGCAAGACATTTGATCAAGTCTGCCTGAACCTTTTTTAGTATTTCCCTATTCATCCCTGTAGGATTTGCTTCAAATTCTGCTTCATGAACCATCACTATCTCCTCCATGCTTGCTatcttttggaaaatatttccaaATGTAGCCTTACTCCACAATGAAAgggtcttctttaatttttttaacttgtgattaaaaataataaaaggatttGCACTGAAATCGGCTGTCCAGTTATCTCTCACCACATCTTTAAAAGTTGCATGTTCCACCCAAAAATTCAAGAACTTAAAAGGCTTTTTTATTGGTGGAGTCTCAATATCACACTTCAGATACATTGGACTATGATCGGAACCAGTCTTTGACAAATGTTGCACCTCTATTCCCGAAAATGTTTGTTGGAACTGTAAATTGGCCAAGCATCTGTCTAGCCTTTTGAATATACAGTCTTCCTCTgctctcccattccaccatgtgaaTATGCTACCT is drawn from Nicotiana tabacum cultivar K326 chromosome 22, ASM71507v2, whole genome shotgun sequence and contains these coding sequences:
- the LOC142176117 gene encoding uncharacterized protein LOC142176117, giving the protein MIIFSSLDETSLMLIMQVLNAYEAASGKLINKTKSAMYLHHLTHMEVVSKVERITGIHRNEFPIIYLGCPIFYAWRKLEYYQPLITKVMDKMQSWQGKLLSVGGRVVLISHVLQSMPMHLLSAVNPSKYVINRLHKLFAQFFWSSSVGGNSRHWALWNTLCMPVEEGGIGFRSLHDVAKALFSKLWWNFRTKPSLWSSFVCQKYCLGALYFLVPQDFGIDETVQNVHEVTLDGEWDVDRLFEMLPEDLAVHILEKIKPLLPKQVLDVPC
- the LOC142176118 gene encoding uncharacterized protein LOC142176118 is translated as MNAARQGDLSPTQVEKAKSAAKVNTLQSFERLTKMHRKNHYEFVGLMEPKQQEKKLERYRNKIGLVQAISNVSNKIWAFIDEVFEVTVMYNMVQQLTLRLFHTESHVELVLTLIYAKCDAIERIELWDSLYAMARDMDAPWLVGGDFNVIWDEEEKFDGLPVSLNEIDDFLQCVNTCNLFDLGFKGSIFTWWNGRAEEDCIFKRLDRCLANLQFQQTFSGIEVQHLSKTGSDHSPMYLKCDIETPPIKKPFKFLNFWVEHATFKDVVRDNWTADFSANPFIIFNHKLKKLKKTLSLWSKATFGNIFQKIASMEEIVMVHEAEFEANPTGMNREILKKVQADLIKCLALEEKYCGGTWIEEEKEIAEEAIKFYEEQFTEAATPSLFDIVEHVPNLINNEQNAELIKQPTKEEVKVVVFGLNGDRAGGPDGMTGKLYHSCWDIIGDDLYDMEEQPGFVKGRNIVEKILLTQEIVIDIRLRTMAGPNVMLKLDMTKAYDRLSWLFLTKVMRKMGFTERLIGIAFGLVSNNWYSILINGQAHGFFKSSRGVKQGDPVSPTLFILAAEALSRGLNALHTNLYFCGFGMPK